One genomic segment of Papaver somniferum cultivar HN1 unplaced genomic scaffold, ASM357369v1 unplaced-scaffold_6, whole genome shotgun sequence includes these proteins:
- the LOC113343537 gene encoding histone H2A-like: MDATGKVKKGAGGRKGNGGPKKKSVTRSVRAGLQFPVGRIGRYLKKGRYAQRIGSGAPVYLAAVLEYLAAEVLELAGNAAIDNKKKTINPRHILLAVRNDEELGKLLAGVTIAHGGVLPNINPVLLPKKSERSTPAASKEPKSPVKAAKSPRKA, translated from the exons ATGGACGCAACTGGAAAAGTGAAGAAAGGTGCTGGTGGAAGAAAAGGAAATGGTGGTCCAAAGAAGAAATCAGTAACAAGATCTGTTAGAGCTGGTTTACAATTCCCAGTAGGTAGAATTGGTAGGTACTTAAAGAAAGGACGTTATGCTCAACGTATCGGTAGTGGTGCTCCTGTTTATCTTGCTGCTGTTCTTGAATACCTTGCTGCTGAG GTtttggaattggctggaaatgcaGCTATAGATAACAAGAAGAAAACAATCAACCCAAGGCACATTTTGTTGGCAGTTAGGAACGACGAGGAATTGGGAAAGCTTCTAGCAGGTGTTACCATTGCTCATGGAGGAGTCCTGCCAAATATTAACCCAGTCTTATTGCCAAAGAAGTCTGAAAGGTCAACCCCAGCTGCATCCAAAGAGCCTAAATCACCAGTCAAAGCCGCCAAGTCTCCTAGGAAGGCTTAA